From Callithrix jacchus isolate 240 chromosome 15, calJac240_pri, whole genome shotgun sequence, one genomic window encodes:
- the UQCRC1 gene encoding cytochrome b-c1 complex subunit 1, mitochondrial isoform X2 — protein MAASVVCRAASTGAQVLLRTSRSPALLRTPALRSTATFAQALQFVPETQVSKLDNGLRVASEQSSQPTCTVGVWIDVGSRFETEKNNGAGYFVEHLAFKGTKNRPGSTLEKEVESIGAHLNAYSTREHTAYYIKALSKDLPKVVEILGDIVQNCSLEDSQIEKERDVILREMQENDASMRDVVFDYLHATAFQGTSLAQAVEGTSENVRKLSRADLTEYLSRHYKAPRMVLAAAGGVEHQQLLDLAQKHLGDISWQYPEDAVPAFTPCRFTGSEIRHRDDALPLAHVAIAVEGPGWANPDNVALQVANAIIGHYDCTYGGGAHLSSPLASIVAAKKLCQSFQTFNICYAETGLLGAHFVCDRMKIDDMIYVLQGQWMRLCTSTTESAVARGKNILRNALVSQLDGTTPVCEDIGRSLLTYGRRIPLAEWESRISEVDASVVREICSKYFYDQCPAVAGYGPIEQLTDYNRIRSGMFWLRF, from the exons ATGGCGGCGTCCGTAGTCTGCCGGGCCGCTAGCACCGGGGCACAAGTGCTCCTGCGCACTAGCCGCTCG CCGGCCCTGCTGCGGACGCCAGCCTTGCGGAGTACGGCAACCTTCGCTCAGGCGCTCCAGTTTGTGCCGGAGACGCAGGTTAGCAAACTGGACAACGGCCTGCGTGTGGCCTCGGAGCAGTCCTCCCAGCCCACTTGCACG GTGGGAGTGTGGATTGATGTTGGCAGCCGTTTTGAGACTGAGAAGAACAATGGGGCAGGCTACTTTGTGGAGCATCTGGCTTTCAAG GGAACAAAGAATCGGCCTGGCAGTACCCTGGAGAAGGAGGTGGAGAGCATAGGGGCCCATCTTAATGCCTACAGCACCCGAGAGCACACAGCTTACTACATCAAGGCGCTGTCCAAGGATCTGCCAAAAG TTGTGGAGATCCTGGGTGACATTGTGCAGAACTGTAGCCTGGAAGACTCACAGATCGAGAAGGAACGTGATGTGATCCTGCGGGAGATGCAGGAGAATGATGCCTCTATGCGAGACGTGGTCTTTGACTACCTGCATGCCACAGCATTCCAGGGCACGTCTCTAGCCCAGGCTGTGGAGGGGACCAGTGAGAATGTCAG GAAGCTGTCTCGTGCAGACTTGACTGAGTACCTCAGCAGGCATTACAAGGCCCCTCGAATGGTGCTGGCAGCTGCGGGAG GAGTGGAGCACCAGCAGCTGTTAGACCTTGCTCAGAAGCACCTTGGTGACATCTCTTGGCAGTACCCAGAGGATGCTGTGCCTGCTTTTACTCCATGCCGCTTCACTGGCAGTGAG ATCCGCCACCGTGATGATGCTCTACCTTTAGCCCACGTGGCCATTGCAGTAGAGGGTCCTGGCTGGGCCAACCCGGACAATGTGGCCTTGCAAGTGGCCAATGCCATCATCGGCCACTATGACTGCACTTATGGTGGTGGCGCG CACCTGTCCAGCCCACTGGCTTCAATCGTTGCGGCCAAGAAGCTGTGCCAGAGTTTCCAGACCTTCAACATCTGCTATGCAGAAACGGGCTTGCTGGGTGCACACTTTGTCTGTGACCGAATGAAAATCGATGACATGATCTATGTGCTGCAAGGCCAGTG GATGCGCCTGTGTACCAGTACCACGGAGAGTGCGGTGGCTCGGGGCAAAAACATCCTCAGAAATGCCCTGGTATCTCAGCTAGACG GCACTACTCCCGTGTGTGAGGACATTGGACGCAGCCTCCTGACCTATGGCCGCCGCATTCCCCTGGCTGAATGGGAAAGCCGGATTTCG GAGGTAGATGCCAGTGTGGTGCGTGAGATCTGTTCCAAGTACTTCTATGACCAGTGCCCAGCAGTGGCTGGATATG GCCCCATCGAGCAGCTCACAGACTACAACCGGATCCGTAGTGGCATGTTCTGGCTGCGCTTCTAG
- the TMEM89 gene encoding transmembrane protein 89, with translation MLHVLPSLPLLFLLVMPAPTHAWSRPLWYQVGLDLQPWGCQPNTVEGCRGRLISPGYWLGPGASHIYPVAGVTVTTVLLMIRAKMLQWWRRSQATKGEHPQVTTEPCGPWKWRAPISDHTLLREVLHLLDALLVYIEGHLHHLATQQQIQIKGTSTQSG, from the exons ATGCTGCACGTGCTGCCCTCGCTGCCCTTGCTATTCCTGCTGGTAATGCCTGCCCCTACCCACGCCTGGTCGAGACCCCTCTGGTACCAGGTGGGACTGGACTTGCAGCCCTGGGGGTGTCAGCCAAATACTGTAGAGGGCTGTAGGGGCCGCCTGATCTCTCCTGGCTACTGGCTGGGCCCAGGAGCAAGCCACATCTACCCCGTGGCTGGGGTCACAGTCACCACCGTGTTGCTGATGATCCGCGCTAAGATGCTGCAGTGGTGGCGGCGCTCACAGGCCACCAAGGGTGAG CATCCACAGGTGACCACTGAGCCCTGTGGCCCCTGGAAATGGCGGGCCCCAATCTCAGACCACACCCTGCTCCGTGAGGTCCTGCACTTGCTGGATGCCCTCCTGGTCTACATCGAAGGCCACCTACATCATCTAGCCACCCAGCAGCAAATCCAAATAAAGGGGACTTCCACCCAGAGTGGGTGA
- the UQCRC1 gene encoding cytochrome b-c1 complex subunit 1, mitochondrial isoform X1, which produces MAASVVCRAASTGAQVLLRTSRSPALLRTPALRSTATFAQALQFVPETQVSKLDNGLRVASEQSSQPTCTVGVWIDVGSRFETEKNNGAGYFVEHLAFKGTKNRPGSTLEKEVESIGAHLNAYSTREHTAYYIKALSKDLPKVVEILGDIVQNCSLEDSQIEKERDVILREMQENDASMRDVVFDYLHATAFQGTSLAQAVEGTSENVRKLSRADLTEYLSRHYKAPRMVLAAAGGVEHQQLLDLAQKHLGDISWQYPEDAVPAFTPCRFTGSEIRHRDDALPLAHVAIAVEGPGWANPDNVALQVANAIIGHYDCTYGGGAVSARASMGPRLQGRKHLSSPLASIVAAKKLCQSFQTFNICYAETGLLGAHFVCDRMKIDDMIYVLQGQWMRLCTSTTESAVARGKNILRNALVSQLDGTTPVCEDIGRSLLTYGRRIPLAEWESRISEVDASVVREICSKYFYDQCPAVAGYGPIEQLTDYNRIRSGMFWLRF; this is translated from the exons ATGGCGGCGTCCGTAGTCTGCCGGGCCGCTAGCACCGGGGCACAAGTGCTCCTGCGCACTAGCCGCTCG CCGGCCCTGCTGCGGACGCCAGCCTTGCGGAGTACGGCAACCTTCGCTCAGGCGCTCCAGTTTGTGCCGGAGACGCAGGTTAGCAAACTGGACAACGGCCTGCGTGTGGCCTCGGAGCAGTCCTCCCAGCCCACTTGCACG GTGGGAGTGTGGATTGATGTTGGCAGCCGTTTTGAGACTGAGAAGAACAATGGGGCAGGCTACTTTGTGGAGCATCTGGCTTTCAAG GGAACAAAGAATCGGCCTGGCAGTACCCTGGAGAAGGAGGTGGAGAGCATAGGGGCCCATCTTAATGCCTACAGCACCCGAGAGCACACAGCTTACTACATCAAGGCGCTGTCCAAGGATCTGCCAAAAG TTGTGGAGATCCTGGGTGACATTGTGCAGAACTGTAGCCTGGAAGACTCACAGATCGAGAAGGAACGTGATGTGATCCTGCGGGAGATGCAGGAGAATGATGCCTCTATGCGAGACGTGGTCTTTGACTACCTGCATGCCACAGCATTCCAGGGCACGTCTCTAGCCCAGGCTGTGGAGGGGACCAGTGAGAATGTCAG GAAGCTGTCTCGTGCAGACTTGACTGAGTACCTCAGCAGGCATTACAAGGCCCCTCGAATGGTGCTGGCAGCTGCGGGAG GAGTGGAGCACCAGCAGCTGTTAGACCTTGCTCAGAAGCACCTTGGTGACATCTCTTGGCAGTACCCAGAGGATGCTGTGCCTGCTTTTACTCCATGCCGCTTCACTGGCAGTGAG ATCCGCCACCGTGATGATGCTCTACCTTTAGCCCACGTGGCCATTGCAGTAGAGGGTCCTGGCTGGGCCAACCCGGACAATGTGGCCTTGCAAGTGGCCAATGCCATCATCGGCCACTATGACTGCACTTATGGTGGTGGCGCGGTGAGTGCCAGAGCAAGCATGGGACCTCGCCTTCAGGGAAGAAAG CACCTGTCCAGCCCACTGGCTTCAATCGTTGCGGCCAAGAAGCTGTGCCAGAGTTTCCAGACCTTCAACATCTGCTATGCAGAAACGGGCTTGCTGGGTGCACACTTTGTCTGTGACCGAATGAAAATCGATGACATGATCTATGTGCTGCAAGGCCAGTG GATGCGCCTGTGTACCAGTACCACGGAGAGTGCGGTGGCTCGGGGCAAAAACATCCTCAGAAATGCCCTGGTATCTCAGCTAGACG GCACTACTCCCGTGTGTGAGGACATTGGACGCAGCCTCCTGACCTATGGCCGCCGCATTCCCCTGGCTGAATGGGAAAGCCGGATTTCG GAGGTAGATGCCAGTGTGGTGCGTGAGATCTGTTCCAAGTACTTCTATGACCAGTGCCCAGCAGTGGCTGGATATG GCCCCATCGAGCAGCTCACAGACTACAACCGGATCCGTAGTGGCATGTTCTGGCTGCGCTTCTAG